A genome region from Fusarium musae strain F31 chromosome 5, whole genome shotgun sequence includes the following:
- a CDS encoding hypothetical protein (EggNog:ENOG41) codes for MHLRPQPTQEVLKHFVKVYITKIHLQPLPLFTLDKLEEQLLDGPHFLLWSFMALGLMLSTHPFYDGQRTVARDFYTRKAEEAVNILSYEGDISPEVTQSLCLIALKYLNNQQLARAWMTTGTAARLQALRFLSIDNTPSSTDDSVSRAHWSVFMLERLFVPTTPDAFGLGVPEFPISAPKPLVPKSTPRPERAQLEKTQPRTILSSDPGIIGVHIRLVSIWGKLRLYLHGLRRGVTEKPWSPDSMHTKLNIQMIEHEALIDSSYFLSKALLPSRTRAEISSHREYWDPFMASQIIWHAIHAVLNHPFVHLFLLRSSRDVPPSCLFLQQRIDMALFHTGSLFRILQSFMDLMDIVDPMVADFVAAAMTVSWFFQFSADPKISRRAREELDKCGAFLSRVAGTWPHVNQKLETLRNLEALADENRRQHSDDGTNISFKSAWLWDLLCPKIQSTQIGSSHSGSGTGKYPDSEMYLKNHFVMPLHDNHESSQTREAVASGQDVMDSLFTMPGDLDLFNIELLSHDLFENGLWDQGY; via the exons ATGCACCTCAGACCCCAGCCAACCCAGGAGGTCCTTAAACACTTTGTCAAAGTCTACATAACAAAGATTCACCTTCAACCTCTGCCGCTCTTCACTCTAGACAAGCTCGAGGAACAACTACTTGACGGCCCTCACTTTCTACTTTGGAGCTTTATGGCTCTCGGTCTCATGTTGTCTACCCATCCTTTCTACGACGGTCAAAGAACCGTTGCAAGAGACTTCTACACTCGAAAAGCGGAGGAGGCCGTGAACATCTTGTCTTATGAGGGAGATATATCGCCGGAAGTCACGCAGTCCCTTTGCCTCATCGCTTTAAAGTATCTAAACA ATCAACAACTCGCACGAGCCTGGATGACTACTGGTACTGCTGCGCGACTTCAGGCCTTACGATTCCTCTCGATTGACAACACGCCTTCCTCAACAGATGACTCGGTATCTCGAGCTCACTGGAGTGTCTTCATGCTAGAACGCCTTTTTGTTCCTACAACACCAGATGCGTTTGGGCTCGGAGTTCCCGAATTTCCTATTAGTGCTCCAAAGCCCCTTGTACCTAAATCAACACCCAGACCAGAACGCGCACAGTTAGAAAAGACGCAACCCAGAACCATACTGAGCAGTGACCCCGGTATCATTGGCGTTCACATACGTCTTGTCTCGATCTGGGGAAAGCTTCGATTGTACTTGCACGGCCTACGGCGAGGTGTCACTGAAAAGCCTTGGTCACCAGACTCAATGCACACAAAACTTAACATCCAGATGATAGAGCACGAAGCTCTAATTGATTCAAGCTATTTCCTCTCCAAGGCTCTTCTGCCCAGCCGAACTAGAGCTGAAATATCTTCACATCGCGAATACTGGGATCCATTCATGGCTAGCCAAATAATCTGGCATGCCATCCACGCTGTGTTAAACCACCCGTTCGTCCACTTGTTCTTACTCAGATCCTCCAGGGATGTTCCCCCATCGTGTCTGTTCCTCCAGCAAAGGATTGATATGGCGCTATTTCACACGGGATCCTTGTTTCGGATTCTTCAGTCGTTTATGGATTTGATGGATATAGTCGATCCGATGGTGGCCGACTTTGTAGCTGCTGCGATGACAGTGTCGTGGTTCTTTCAGTTTTCTGCTGATCCAAAGATATCACGACGGGCTCGTGAAGAGTTAGATAAATGCGGCGCGTTTCTCAGCCGTGTCGCTGGAACTTGGCCTCACGTCAACCAAAAG CTCGAGACGCTGAGGAACCTGGAAGCACTGGCCGACGAAAACCGCCGACAGCACTCAGATGACGGTACAAACATCAGCTTCAAATCCGCATGGCTTTGGGATTTGTTGTGTCCCAAGATTCAGTCCACTCAGATTGGTTCTTCACATTCAGGGTCAGGGACTGGGAAATATCCAGATTCTGAGATGTATCTCAAAAACCATTTTGTCATGCCTTTGCACGACAACCATGAGTCTAGTCAGACAAGAGAGGCAGTGGCATCTGGTCAAGACGTTATGGATTCGTTGTTCACTATGCCTGGGGACCTGGATTTGTTTAATATCGAGTTACTGTCGCATGACCTTTTCGAAAATGGACTATGGGATCAAGGCTACTGA